A stretch of the Paramormyrops kingsleyae isolate MSU_618 chromosome 16, PKINGS_0.4, whole genome shotgun sequence genome encodes the following:
- the LOC111852716 gene encoding granzyme B-like isoform X3, whose product MMLLQLSLLCLLLQERLPPTGASESGILGGKTAKPHSRPYMASLQVRGAHTCGGFLIREDFILTAAHCIYGCKEITVVLGGHDISKKEDSQQRIAAEKCHRYSLHTLDINDFDIALIKLRKNASLDERVKNINLPSEGENISSHTQCLIPGWGRRKPGGVAEKILREVSVSIKTDKECKKWWQKYYQPKRMLCTFDSKKGICQGDSGGPLVCKDTAYGIAALTAPNCNLSYPSIYTKVSSFIAWINEIMKQK is encoded by the exons atgATGCTCCTACAGCTGTCCCTGTTGTGTCTCCTTCTCCAGGAGCGTCTCCCTCCTACAG GAGCGTCTGAGAGCGGCATCCTGGGAGGGAAGACAGCCAAACCTCACTCCCGGCCCTACATGGCCTCACTGCAGGTCCGTGGCGCTCACACATGTGGGGGTTTCCTCATTCGGGAGGACTTCATCCTGACTGCAGCACACTGTATATATGG ATGCAAAGAAATCACAGTGGTTCTTGGAGGTCATGATATCTCCAAAAAGGAAGATTCCCAGCAGAGGATAGCAGCAGAGAAGTGCCATCGATATAGTCTACATACATTAGATATAAATGATTTTGACATTGCACTCATAAAG CTCAGGAAGAATGCCAGTTTAGATGAGAGAGTGAAGAACATAAACCTACCATCAGAGGGGGAAAACATCTCAAGTCATACCCAGTGTCTGATTCCTGGGTGGGGAAGAAGAAAACCTGGTGGGGTAGCGGAGAAGATCCTTCGAGAAGTCTCCGTTTCCATCAAGACTGATAAAGAGTGCAAGAAGTGGTGGCAGAAGTACTACCAGCCCAAACGAATGCTGTGCACCTTTGATAGTAAGAAGGGGATCTGTCAG GGTGACTCTGGTGGACCCCTTGTTTGCAAGGACACGGCCTATGGAATTGCAGCATTAACAGCCCCCAATTGCAATCTGTCATATCCCAGCATTTACACGAAA GTTTCCTCTTTCATCGCCTGGATAAACGAAATAATGAAGCAGAAATAG
- the LOC111852716 gene encoding cathepsin G-like isoform X2, which yields MMLLQLSLLCLLLQERLPPTGASESGILGGKTAKPHSRPYMASLQVRGAHTCGGFLIREDFILTAAHCIYGCKEITVVLGGHDISKKEDSQQRIAAEKCHRYSLHTLDRNDFDIALIKLRKNASLNESVKTIKLPSIKENISSHTQCLIPGWGRRKPGGVAEKILREVSVSIKTDKECKKQWQNYYQPKRMLCTFDSKKGICQGDSGGPLVCKNKAHGIASLIPVPCTEPYPNIYTKVSSFIAWINEIMKQK from the exons atgATGCTCCTACAGCTGTCCCTGTTGTGTCTCCTTCTCCAGGAGCGTCTCCCTCCTACAG GAGCGTCTGAGAGCGGCATCCTGGGAGGGAAGACAGCCAAACCTCACTCCCGGCCCTACATGGCCTCACTGCAGGTCCGTGGCGCTCACACATGTGGGGGTTTCCTCATTCGGGAGGACTTCATCCTGACTGCAGCACACTGTATATATGG ATGCAAAGAAATCACAGTGGTTCTTGGAGGTCATGATATCTCCAAAAAGGAAGATTCCCAGCAGAGGATAGCAGCAGAGAAGTGCCATCGATATAGTCTACATACATTAGATAGAAATGATTTTGACATTGCACTCATAAAG CTCAGGAAGAATGCCAGTTTGAATGAGAGCGTGAAGACCATAAAGCTACCATCCATCAAGGAAAACATCTCAAGTCATACCCAGTGTCTGATTCCTGGGTGGGGAAGGAGAAAACCTGGTGGGGTAGCGGAGAAGATCCTTCGAGAAGTCTCCGTTTCCATCAAGACTGATAAAGAGTGCAAGAAGCAGTGGCAGAATTACTACCAGCCCAAACGAATGCTGTGCACCTTTGATAGTAAGAAGGGGATCTGTCAG GGTGACTCAGGTGGACCCCTTGTTTGCAAGAACAAAGCACACGGAATAGCGTCATTGATACCCGTTCCATGCACTGAACCATATCCCAACATTTACACGAAGGTTTCCTCTTTCATCGCCTGGATAAACGAAATAATGAAGCAGAAATAG
- the LOC111852716 gene encoding granzyme B-like isoform X1, translating into MMLLQLSLLCLLLQERLPPTGASESGILGGKTAKPHSRPYMASLQVRGAHTCGGFLIREDFILTAAHCIYGCKEITVVLGGHDISKKEDSQQRIAAEKCHRYSLHTLDINDFDIALIKLRKNASLDERVKNINLPSEGENISSHTQCLIPGWGRRKPGGVAEKILREVSVSIKTDKECKKWWQKYYQPKRMLCTFDSKKGICQGDSGGPLVCKDTAYGIAALTAPNCNLSYPSIYTKVSSFIAWINEIMNEKY; encoded by the exons atgATGCTCCTACAGCTGTCCCTGTTGTGTCTCCTTCTCCAGGAGCGTCTCCCTCCTACAG GAGCGTCTGAGAGCGGCATCCTGGGAGGGAAGACAGCCAAACCTCACTCCCGGCCCTACATGGCCTCACTGCAGGTCCGTGGCGCTCACACATGTGGGGGTTTCCTCATTCGGGAGGACTTCATCCTGACTGCAGCACACTGTATATATGG ATGCAAAGAAATCACAGTGGTTCTTGGAGGTCATGATATCTCCAAAAAGGAAGATTCCCAGCAGAGGATAGCAGCAGAGAAGTGCCATCGATATAGTCTACATACATTAGATATAAATGATTTTGACATTGCACTCATAAAG CTCAGGAAGAATGCCAGTTTAGATGAGAGAGTGAAGAACATAAACCTACCATCAGAGGGGGAAAACATCTCAAGTCATACCCAGTGTCTGATTCCTGGGTGGGGAAGAAGAAAACCTGGTGGGGTAGCGGAGAAGATCCTTCGAGAAGTCTCCGTTTCCATCAAGACTGATAAAGAGTGCAAGAAGTGGTGGCAGAAGTACTACCAGCCCAAACGAATGCTGTGCACCTTTGATAGTAAGAAGGGGATCTGTCAG GGTGACTCTGGTGGACCCCTTGTTTGCAAGGACACGGCCTATGGAATTGCAGCATTAACAGCCCCCAATTGCAATCTGTCATATCCCAGCATTTACACGAAAGTTTCCTCTTTCATCGCCtggataaatgaaataatgaatgagaaatattaa